The Chamaesiphon minutus PCC 6605 DNA window TGGTATTTGGCATGGAAATCTAGCCACAGGAATCATTAGCGGCACGATCGGGAGTACGATTGGTATCTTCGTTCACAATCGCAGCCTACCTAAATACAATCGAGAATCGCACATTCCTAATTATGCTTTCATTGGCGCGATCGCTAGCGGCTGGATTAGTTCCTACCTGATGAACTTGATTTATCAGATTAGCATTCAATCCAGTGTAGGAACTTTAATTGGCATTATTGTAGGCGCACAGGCTGGGACGATCGCGACTCTACTCGATCGACACTACGATCGGTTACCAAAAGACATCAGATATTCTCACATATTCCTGTTTATCATGTTTGAATCAACTGCGATATTTGGAGTCAATTTAGGAGCTTCTTGGGGACGAGTTTCTAATATTTATGTGATTTCAGCTATCTTAGGTGCAAGTAGTATACTATTTTACATGCTATTTTATTTACCTTCACAATACAACAAAAAAATTGCTACTTATCGGCAAAAAGAAAAGCATTTGATGAAACTATAATTATCGATCGCTCTACTTATTTAAGCTCGGTTCGAGCCGATCGATGCCAGAGGTATTGTAGCCAACATCAGAAAGATCGGCACGATCGTGCTTTGAGAGTCGAACTAATCTCGATCGTATGTAGCTTTTCCTGACCAACTGGGGATTTATAACCATAGGCACAAATTTTATTACCGTGGTTATGAGCGATTTTCCAGACTTCTCACCCCAAGGCTATCGAGTAATTCGCGAACTCGGACGAAATGCGGCTGGCGGACGAGTCGTCTACCTGTGCGAAACTAGCGATGAACCGACAAAACAGGTAGTCATCAAACAATTTCAATTTGCACGGGGTTCGGGTTGGTCGCAATTTAAAGAAATCGAACGGGAAATGCAAGTGCTCAAAGATCTAGAGCATCCCGGTATTCCCCGCTATCTCGGCTCGATTCAAACCGACGATGGTTATTCGATCGTCCAAGAATTTAAAGATGCTCAGGCTTTGTCGATCCCGCGTAGTTTCGATCCCGACCAAATCAAGCAAATTGCGGTAGCTGGATTAGAAATCCTCGTTTATCTTCAAGAGCGACTACCTGTGGTGATTCACCGCGACATTAAGCCAGAAAATGTCTTGGTCGATGCAGATCTCAATGTGTACCTAATTGACTTTGGTTTTGCCCGCATTGGTGGTGGCGAAGTTGCCATGAGTAGCGTTGCGGCGGGGACATTTGGCTTTATGGCTCCCGAACAGATGTATAACAAGGGACTGACTGCCGCGACAGATCTTTACGGTTTGGGGGCGATGCTGATTGCCCTGTTAACTCAAACCAAATCCACCCGCATGGACGCGCTCATCGATGAAGATGGCAAAATTACCTTTCAACATCTGACACCAAAACTGAGTATCAGGTTTATGGAGTGGTTAGAAACCATGGTCGCACCGCGACTGAGCGATCGCTACCCCGATGCTCAAGCGGCTCTGACGGCTCTAAAACCGATTTATGTAGTCAGGTATCCTTCTGTCGCATTCAGTCAGCCTAGCCTGCAATTTGCTGCCACTAGATTAGGTGAAAAAATTACGCAAACGCTCGTTGTTACTAATACTACCGCCGATACATTACTCGAAGGTACCTGGTCGATCGAGCCTCATCCCCACGATCCACCCAATGCCACCGATCGCAATCATAAGTGGATTTCGTTCTCGTCTAGGGAAGTCAAAGGTAACGAAGTACAATGCGATATTACCGTCGATACTAGCAAATTAATCGCTCAAGCCCGTGGCACTCGATCGATTATCTTGCGGAGTAATGCAGTACCAGAGACACACTCGATTCCACTCGAAGTAACGACGGCGTTGCTGCCCTTCCAAGCTAAACAATTGCCATCTGAAGCAATGATTTTATTCTTCATATTTGCGATCTTCTGTGGGAGTAGTTTGAAGGTCAGTGGTGCCTGGGAACGAGCGGGAAACGCGATCGCTGTTGGATTTGTGATGTCTGGAATTACCATGTTTTTAGCAAGTGGCTCTCAATATCATTCTTCGGGTACTAAAATTCGGACTTGGACTGGTGCTGCTTTTGGCGGGCTTTCTGGTTTTCTGGTGACTGGAAACTTGGCGGGAGCTATTGCTGGAGGTTCTTTTGGGGGATTTGCCGGATTTATCGCTGGGGGGATTAATATGGCTGGATCTATGGAAGGAGTCAAGATCGGTCTTCAGCCAATCTTCGGCGCGATCGTGGCTAGTGTTATTAGTTTTATAACAGGGGAACTTGCTACGGCTGGCGCGGGAGCCGGAATCATTGTGGGAGCTGTCCTCGGTCTGCAAGCTGGGATCTTAGGGTATCTGTACGATCTCGATTATGCCCCACTCCCCGAAGCCAGAAAATATCGTCGCGGCTTTATTTTTATCGTACTAGAACTGATTGCACTGTTGGGGATTAACTTGAGTGTTTGGATCGGCAGACCCAATTTATATGTGACGATCGTCTCGTTGGTATCGGCGGCAGGGTTAGCTTATCTATTGTTCTATCTACCCTCGCAGCGATTTAAACAGATCGCTGCTTACCGTCAGCGGGAGAAGCATTTGATTAAGCTATAATTATCACTTCTATTTAATGATTCTAAAACCCTCATAAAATGCTTAAAATTTAGTATCCTCTAGCCCTAGCTCTCATGGCTAAATTTTACGATCGACTCGAGCCGCAATTGTGTAAATTTATTGCCGAACAAAAGCTGTTTTTTACTGCCACAGCTCCAGATAACGGACGCATCAATCTATCGCCCAAAGGAATTGATTCGTTTCGGTGTTTGGATTTCGATCGAGTGGCTTACTTGGATTTGACGGGAAGTGGCAATGAGACAGCCGCGCATCTGCACCAAAATGGGCGGATGACAATTATGTTTTGCAGCTTTACTGCTAAGCCCTTAATTCTTCGACTGTATGGCAAGGGCGAAGTCATCAGTCCCGATACCGAGCGGTGGCACGATTTAATCGATCGATTTGCCGATCTTCCTGGCAAACGGCAGCTCATTTTGCTCAAGATCGAATCAGCACAGACATCTTGTGGTTATGGCGTGCCGATTTACGAGCTTCAGGAAGAACGATCGACTTTAACCAATTGGGCGATCGACAAAGGTGCCGAGGGAGTCAGAGCATATCAACTCCAAAAAAATCACACTAGTATCGATGGATTGCCAACTCATCTAACATGAGAATAATCGGCGAAACTGAGGCGAGTAAAGTTTCAGTCTCGAATACATCTTTTGGCGAACAATTTTTAGCAATTCATTGTCTGTCGTCACAGGTAGCTCGCGATACTTTAGGCGGGTAAAGTATCGCCGTTAGCAAAATAGTATCGATCGACTACACCGTTGACTCTTAAAACCTAAAGCCCGATCGGGATTATCAGGATTTTTGGATTAGCAGGATCGGTCTGTTGACAAGCGGTCTAATCCTTTTCCTGCTAAAGCCTAAAGCCTAACAATGCTATAATCCATAGCAATAAATAAGTATAAATACTAAGCCCGTCTCGCCCGATCGATGGGTAGGAAACGAGCTTATTCAAAATCAGCTAATACATCCAAAATATATGCTCGGTAAGTATTCGCATTTAGGGATTTTCGGGAGCATCGCCGTCACCACGATCGTGGTAGTACCATTAGTTAGGGCGCAAGTTGCTACCCCCAAGCTCTATATCTCCTTCCCGCCCGCCAATTATCAAACCGCATCCGATCGGATCTTCTTGATCGGCAGCGCGCCTAGCGAAGGCAAGGTATCGGTAAATAATAAACTCGTTCCGCGCTCCCAAAAGGGGCACTTTGCTTCAGTCTTCAATCTTAAAGTCGGAAAAAATACCTTCGAGGTCGATTATAAAGGACAAACCAAAACAATCGTCGTGACTCGTGCTGGTGCCGAGAAAACTCCGCCGCCAAAAGACAATTTTGCACCCAATTCCTTAGAGCCGCAAGGCGATATGGCGCGGATGCCTGGAGAATTAGTCTGCTTTGGGGCAAATGCACCGACAAAAGCAAAAGTGCAGGTAAATGTTGCCGGACAAGATATCCCCTTAAAAGAACAAATTAATAGTGTCGAGCTACCCGATAATAAGGCTGCGCTAATCGATCGCAATCAACCGCAAGCGATGTATGGTGCGGGACAGTATTTGGGTTGTGCGATCGCTGCTGCTGCGGCAGATTTGGGCAATCCTACTTACAAATTAGAAGTAGGAAATCCCCCGACGACAGTCTCTCAATCCGCACCAGGTAAAATTCAGATTCTCTCACCAACTGATTTAGATATTGCCGAAGTTACAGTCGAGAATGGGATCGCACGCACGGGTCCGGGTTCGGATTTTAGTCGGCTGACGCCGCTCCCCAAGGGCACTCAGGCATCCATTACCGCTCGTCAGACGGGGAATAATAATGGCAAGCAAACGAACTGGGTCCGACTCGATTACGGTGGCTGGATTCTGGCAGAGCAAGTACGAATAACTAGCGGCGTTACGGTTCCGCCTAAAACGATCGTCAAGAGCTTAACCAGCAAAGAGCGCGACGGAGCTACCGATGTCACGATTCCGCTGCAAGTGCCAGTGCCAATTACCTTAGAGCAAGGGACGAATACACTGACGTTAACGCTCTACAACACCACCGCCCAAACCGATATCATCCGCTTTAACGATAACCCAACCGTTTCGCGCCTGGATTGGAAGCAACTCAGCCCTGGAGTCGTGCAATATGTCTTTAACCTCAAATCTAGACAACAGTGGGGTTACAAGCTCAGATATCAAGGTAGCAACCTCGTGTTATCTCTGCGACACCCACCCAAACTCGACAAGAGTAACCCGCTCAAACCCCTTGCAGGCACTAAAATTCTTTTAGATCCCGGTCATGGCGGTAAGGACCCTGGCGCAGTCGGGCCGAATGGCTATACCGAAAAAGAGGCCAATTTATATGCGTCCAAACTATTGGCAAACGAACTAGCCATGCGCGGTGCGGCAGTATATCTCTCGCGAGAATCCGATAAATTTATCGAACTGAGCGATCGTCAGGCAATCATCGATAATCTCGAACCGACTATCGCGCTATCGGTACATCATAACTCGCTCCCCGATGGCGGCAACCCAGACACCAAAGGCTTCTCTACATTCTGGTACCACGCTCAAGCCCAAAGCCTCGCCATGTATCTCCATAACTATGTAGTCAAAGATACGGGGCGTCCTTCCTATGGGGTATTTTGGGATAATCTCGCGCTAGCGCGTCCGGTATCTTCGCCATCGGTGCTACTAGAGTGGGGCTTTATGAGCAATCCTAGCGAGTTTGAATTGATTGCTACTCCTGAAGAACAACAAAAAATGGCCAAGTCGATCGCCGATGGCGTCACGCAGTGGATGCTCGCGGCTACCAAGTAACGTGAGTTGTGGATCGAGGATGGACGCTCGATAATTCATAGCTTCGTTTTTACACCATCCTCTGATGAATTTGCGGATGGAATCGCGCTGATGTGTGTATTGAGTGAAACACATGCATCAAGGTTTCTCCGCGTATTTTCACTTCGATCGTTAAAAGACCTGTTTGCTAACTGACATTTTTCGGATCGATCGAGCTGGCAAATCCTCCCGCCTAAAACCAAAAGCCTCAAACCTCAAACCTAGTTTGTATATTTCCCGTAACAACGATCGACAGTCGATCGCCTGGATATGCTACTTTGCTAAATAGTCGCCAACGACTGCTTTTACAAATATTTTTAATTGAACCTCATTCACCTTGCGGATATGAC harbors:
- a CDS encoding serine/threonine protein kinase, which produces MSDFPDFSPQGYRVIRELGRNAAGGRVVYLCETSDEPTKQVVIKQFQFARGSGWSQFKEIEREMQVLKDLEHPGIPRYLGSIQTDDGYSIVQEFKDAQALSIPRSFDPDQIKQIAVAGLEILVYLQERLPVVIHRDIKPENVLVDADLNVYLIDFGFARIGGGEVAMSSVAAGTFGFMAPEQMYNKGLTAATDLYGLGAMLIALLTQTKSTRMDALIDEDGKITFQHLTPKLSIRFMEWLETMVAPRLSDRYPDAQAALTALKPIYVVRYPSVAFSQPSLQFAATRLGEKITQTLVVTNTTADTLLEGTWSIEPHPHDPPNATDRNHKWISFSSREVKGNEVQCDITVDTSKLIAQARGTRSIILRSNAVPETHSIPLEVTTALLPFQAKQLPSEAMILFFIFAIFCGSSLKVSGAWERAGNAIAVGFVMSGITMFLASGSQYHSSGTKIRTWTGAAFGGLSGFLVTGNLAGAIAGGSFGGFAGFIAGGINMAGSMEGVKIGLQPIFGAIVASVISFITGELATAGAGAGIIVGAVLGLQAGILGYLYDLDYAPLPEARKYRRGFIFIVLELIALLGINLSVWIGRPNLYVTIVSLVSAAGLAYLLFYLPSQRFKQIAAYRQREKHLIKL
- a CDS encoding pyridoxamine 5'-phosphate oxidase family protein, giving the protein MAKFYDRLEPQLCKFIAEQKLFFTATAPDNGRINLSPKGIDSFRCLDFDRVAYLDLTGSGNETAAHLHQNGRMTIMFCSFTAKPLILRLYGKGEVISPDTERWHDLIDRFADLPGKRQLILLKIESAQTSCGYGVPIYELQEERSTLTNWAIDKGAEGVRAYQLQKNHTSIDGLPTHLT
- a CDS encoding N-acetylmuramoyl-L-alanine amidase encodes the protein MLGKYSHLGIFGSIAVTTIVVVPLVRAQVATPKLYISFPPANYQTASDRIFLIGSAPSEGKVSVNNKLVPRSQKGHFASVFNLKVGKNTFEVDYKGQTKTIVVTRAGAEKTPPPKDNFAPNSLEPQGDMARMPGELVCFGANAPTKAKVQVNVAGQDIPLKEQINSVELPDNKAALIDRNQPQAMYGAGQYLGCAIAAAAADLGNPTYKLEVGNPPTTVSQSAPGKIQILSPTDLDIAEVTVENGIARTGPGSDFSRLTPLPKGTQASITARQTGNNNGKQTNWVRLDYGGWILAEQVRITSGVTVPPKTIVKSLTSKERDGATDVTIPLQVPVPITLEQGTNTLTLTLYNTTAQTDIIRFNDNPTVSRLDWKQLSPGVVQYVFNLKSRQQWGYKLRYQGSNLVLSLRHPPKLDKSNPLKPLAGTKILLDPGHGGKDPGAVGPNGYTEKEANLYASKLLANELAMRGAAVYLSRESDKFIELSDRQAIIDNLEPTIALSVHHNSLPDGGNPDTKGFSTFWYHAQAQSLAMYLHNYVVKDTGRPSYGVFWDNLALARPVSSPSVLLEWGFMSNPSEFELIATPEEQQKMAKSIADGVTQWMLAATK